The Lolium rigidum isolate FL_2022 chromosome 2, APGP_CSIRO_Lrig_0.1, whole genome shotgun sequence genomic interval actctcccggcggatggacgctaggatgataacccggtttaaagttcgcccctccctgcgaaattaccgcgagatggggattcgaacccaggtgggctggctgcgcactcgcttgccttgccactgagctagaacTCAGTTCTCAAAAACTGGAACCCTAAAGATGTGTAGTGGAACTGTAAATTGCCAGGAGTGGTACTACGCCAAGGGTGCACCTTTTTTGAATCTCTGAACACATACTTCGTATTTGTGAGGATGACCAATGGACGTACCTagtgctgagagctcccgcactgtgcggggtctggggaaggtgttagtggcaagccttaccctcacgaagtgcaatgtgaggagaccgcgactcgaacctgggacctctcggtcacaggcggtgaggctctaccgctgcaccaggcccgcccttcTGAGGATGACCAATGCTCTGACAAAAATCCAAGCAGTATATTGTAGCTTCTTTTATGTAGACTTGTTAGAAAATCTCGTGTAACTTTTAGTCATTTAGTGTACAGAACAGAAATGGATGCTATTACACCTGTAGATTGAAGGAATGGTGGCGAACTGTTATGGTATTGTTTATTGATCTGGCTCCTCAGGGGTTCCAACACTATTTTATTCAACCAGGCAATCACCAAaatactgttttttttttcaaccaCGATTTAAGGGCTGAATATGTCGCATTAAAGCTCTATATTATAAAACGTATTTCGGGCACGTACTTGCAACCGTGCGCATATCTGAGGTGACAAGCTAAAATCCAGTGGTGCTGAAAATAATTAGTACTGAGGCTGCTGAATGCAGATTAATGCTTTGTGATTTAAATACTCATCTTTGGTGTCTATGTGTCTCTAATAGAGACTCTATGAATTTTTTTAGTCCTACCCTTGCATTTCGCATGCCGCAGAGACTTTGTAACTGTGCAGTGAACATTGTACAGTGCACAAGCTAGGAAGTTCCTGTAAAGCGATTAGGGGAGATGGCGGAACTAAAATTCCTGGCACCGATCTCAAGCAACAATCCAATGGCATAGAGCCACCGCTCTATGGTTCCGCGAAACTGTATCTATTGCCCATTGTGTATGAAACTGGAACCTGTGTGAAAAGCTAGAGGGTATCTTGGTTTAATCAGTAAAGTTCGTTCTGGAGTGTCTAGGAACAGTCTGATTGGTTAGGTACTTCCAGATATGAGTTCATTTCAGCAGTGAATGTTAAATTATCTTGTGGGATTGTAGTTCTAATTGGTGTATTTGTAGATTATCCTCACACCCAGCAGAAATTTCATATTATTTGTGATATGGATACAAATAATAGGCTGCTATCGATTAACGCTCATTGTGAAGATAAGCACATAAATCTTTCAACTAATATAAATAGGTGTAATGTTTCATTAATCTTTCCTTCTACATTTTTTCATACAGCTATAACCTGATTATTTTGATATGTTGCATCCTGATCATTGAATCTTTGGTGCAGCACCTGCTGAGCTTTGAATTACCCAAGTTGTGCACCTGAGATACTTGATGGAGGGTCTCCCAGAGCTACTGATTGCAGAGATTGTCAAGAGGATCACCAGTACAACTGATCGTAGTTCTCTTTCCCTCGTGTCAAAGCAGCTCTACACCATCGAGGCGGAGCACAGGGATGCTATCCGCGTTGGCTGTGGACTTGACCCTACAACAGAAGCCTTGACATCTCTGTTCTCCCGGTTCCCCAATTTGTGGAAAGTAGAGATCAATTACTCTGGTTGGACACCCAGTCACGGGGACCAGCTGGACAACCAAGGCCTCCATGTTCTATCATCTCACTGCCCCTTGCTATCTGATCTCACTTTAAGCAACTGCTTGTACATTGATGACACCGGTCTCGGCTACGTATCATCATACTGCAAAAAGTTGAGGTCCCTCAGGCTGAACTATGCACCAGAAATAACTTCTATTGGGCTTTCTCAGGTGGCGGTTAGTTGCAGGTATCTTTCTGTTCTGCACCTTGTGGGCTGTACGGCAGTAGACAATGTAGAGTGGCTGGAGTACCTTGGGAGATATGGATCATTGGAAGAACTTGTTGTAAAGGATTGCAATGGAATCAACCAGTATGACCTCCTAAAATTTGGTCCAGGATGGGTGAATCTCCAAAAGTTTGAGTTTGAGATTAATGGAAACTACTGGATGGGTGCGGTCCAGGATCCTGCATACAAGGTTGGCTATCCGTATAGATATGACATCTGCTGCGATAATCTGAAGGATCTTAGGTTGGCTCATATTGTAACCATGCCAGAAATTGGACTTCGTTTTCTCCTAGGGAAGTGCAAAGCATTGGAGACACTCTACCTGGAATATGTTATTGGTCTAGATGAGAGTGAGATGATTGCACTATTCCAGAGGTGTAGCAACCTTAATACCTTATCACTTCGGTTCATGCCTCTGCGATGTGGTTATGATTTTAGGACACCACTGACTGATGACAGCCTCAAGGCGCTAGCTCTCAGCTGCCCTATGCTTCAAGCTGTTGAGCTCACCTTCACATTTATCAATCCCATTTACCCAACTGAAATAGGCTTCACGCAAAAGGGTATTGTGACGCTCATCCAATCCTGTCCGATTCGTGCCCTTGTGCTCAATGGTGCCATCATATTTGATGACGAGGGGATGAAGGGCATCTCATCCACACAGTTCCTAGAGACACTCGAGCTCGTGGATTGCGAGTCCATAACTGATGCTGGGATGAATTTCATTGTCCAGGCTCCTTGTTTGAGTAGTCTCACACTCCGGGAATGTAAGAATGTGACTGATGCTGGAATGGCTGCGCTGGTAAGTTCACAGAAGCTGGAGTCTCTGACCGTGATTGGCTGCTGTCAGATCTCCCAGGAGGGTGTGCGAGGGGCTGCCAAAACAGTTCGCTTTTCTGCGCAGATTGAAAGCCACGACAGTCTGAAAGGAATGAACATGCACCGCAATGGACGCCAGTCGACCTTGAAGGCGATCTTTGGCTGTTAACTCATATTACTATATTAGCAGAGTTTAAACTGCAACACTTCGAGTCGAAAGTAATTCAGAGGACAGATGCACCTGCGATTTCCGTCCGAGAAGTTCCAATGACTTCAGATGTTCTAAACTTGTTTGGGTAATGTGGGATTTTCTTTTTGAGGAATTTGACAGAACTCCTATGTATTGTGACAGTCGTTTCGATCTGTAGTATCTTTGCGTTGTTTCCAGTTTTAAGGTTTTCTTCCTTTGGTTGAGACGTCTAACCATGCCACCCTTATATTTTTATAACTGCGTGGGTGTTTTGATTTGAAATTTTTTGGCCCAGGATGGGTGAATCTCCAAAAGTTTGAATTTGTGATTCGTGGATATTACAGGATGATGACTGGGGTTTTTGATCCCGCGTACAAGGCTCGCTACCCTTATAGATATGACATCTGCTGCGATAATTTGAAGGATCTTAGGTTGGCTCATATTATAACCGTGCCAGAATTGGACTTCGTTTTCTCCTGGGGAAGTGCAAAGAATTGGAGACACTTTACCTGGAGTATGTTATCGGCCTACATGAGAGTGAGATGATTGCACTATTCCATATCACTTCGGCTCAGTCCTCAGCGGTGTGGTTTCAAATTAAAAACACAACTGACCGATGATAGCCTCAAGGCCCTAGCTCTAGCTGCCCTATGCGTTGAACTCGCCTTCACATTTTGCTCTTCCAATCGGTCAGATCAAATAGGCTTCACACAAAAGGGTATTGCGGCGCTCATCCAGTCTTGTCCGATCCGCACTCTTGTGCTAAACGATGCCAGCATTTTGCATGATGAGGGAATGAAGGGCCTGTCATCCTGCAGACACTCGAGCTCGTGCGTTGCAGGTCTATAACTTATACCGGGATGGATTCATTATTCAAGCTCCTTGCCTAAGTAGCCTACGCTCCGCAAAGGGTGTCAGGTTATTTTGGTTGCTTGCACAAAAGCTGTCACTGAGCACTGAAGACTGAGAGGGGAAGTCTGCATACGGCTGTTTCTGCATTACATGAGAATTTTCTGAATAGGGAGATGAACAAATTAGACAAAAGAACCGAACAGAACTGTGGTGTTCTTTGCTAGAACGGAGCAACACGTCACATGTGCACATACGGTAATATATCAGTGTTAGTTTGTTACATGAAAGGACAGTTCTGTCGAACAACGGCAGAGAAAATACAGCATCTCAGCCTGTTGCTTGATGTATTCCAGTGTAGTGTAAAAAAAGGCATGCCAGTCGTTCGATAGCTGACCGGGAGGGCTAGGCTATGTATGCACTACCATCCTGCTCACCCCAGTGAGCGTATTCATGTCAGACCAACATGCATTACACAGAAGAACCAGTGAGCTGCCATTTGAGATGTTAAACTTCCTGGCACATCAGCAGCAGATCAGCTAAGGGAATGGTCAATGACCGACCGTTTGAGATTAAACTTCATGCCGGGGGATGGTAGCACTTCAGGTTCCCATATCAGGATTTCATTCACAAGAGAACTCTTCATGTAGAGAAGATCTGACAGATGATCAGACAGATACATGCTGATGTACAACATTTCTAACACGAGGGAATCGATCAGCCCAGCGCTTGTAGCCTGCAACCAGTACAAAAGCAAAAGTTAGATAATGATGTTTCAGGTCACACACTGAATGAGAGCCATGTTTCCTTCCTCTTCATTTGTAGGATCTTACACTTACCTGATACGATTATTTGTTTTTGGTTCAACTGTTCCATATCGCCGTCAGGGATATCCTGTAGGACAATACAGTAAGCCATCATCAAGCAAACACACCCAGAATTGAAGAAAAAGAGGGGAAACACATGCTGATGCTGCGGGATATAAAACCCATTGCAGAGAAGAACCTTTGTGAGCAAATAATGTCACTAAAGAGATGCAGCCATAATTACCTGATGCAAGCTTCTGACAATGAGGTCAGACAAACTCCCAAGGGTCTTGGGGTCAAAATCAGAGCAGCTCAAGAGGAACTCTTCTGATGTCAACTCCATCACCATCGTGCACAAGCTGCAGGCTGTCATGATGACTGATGAAGCatcagttgttcctataagcaatcACACATATTCCTAGTTATTGATCATTGCTCATTCAAGAAAAAAAAGTTACTGATCAGCTCACATTTAACAAAAAGAGAGTTACTGATCCGCACATGAAGATAATCAACAGAAAAATGATCGTTAATATTGAATAGCATGAAACTTAGGTACCCTGCTTTACGAGTATGCGAGATTGCCAGGTAACTGACAATAGGCAGAGATTCAAGCAGCTATAGAATTCTTGCCATGACCATGGTTCAGAAACCAGTGCTGGGCATTGCTGAAAATTGctccatattcatgttttaaagatAGGATTGTAGGACTGGTTTATGACCTAAATGACATAGAACCCCTTTCTTAACCTCCAGCGATGCTGAATATTGGTAAAAAGATTTGTCACTGTCTACTAAATTAAGTAAAATGGTTGCGAGAATCAAACATTGAGAAATGGCTACCACTGAGAGCCACACTACAAACAATACATACATTTATTTATTTCAGCTTCTGTAAAGAAATTAGGAGCAGAATATACCAGCCCATGTAATAAGTGCTTGCAGGAGACAGATGAAACAAGGCTCCATTTGAATATGGGAACTCTTCCTCTACATAAGTAGCATTAGGCTATTAGGATTATCTCATGGTAGGAAAAAAACTGTTTCGAACAATTTAGGTACTTACATTTGACATAATGTTTATGATAGTATCGCACGCCAAAAAGATGCTGCCATTGTCGACCATCATTCCATTCTGCTCTGTCATTTTAATTAGGCAGTCTATAACCTGTAGGCAGAAAAACAGCCA includes:
- the LOC124691108 gene encoding F-box/LRR-repeat protein 14-like, with amino-acid sequence MEGLPELLIAEIVKRITSTTDRSSLSLVSKQLYTIEAEHRDAIRVGCGLDPTTEALTSLFSRFPNLWKVEINYSGWTPSHGDQLDNQGLHVLSSHCPLLSDLTLSNCLYIDDTGLGYVSSYCKKLRSLRLNYAPEITSIGLSQVAVSCRYLSVLHLVGCTAVDNVEWLEYLGRYGSLEELVVKDCNGINQYDLLKFGPGWVNLQKFEFEINGNYWMGAVQDPAYKVGYPYRYDICCDNLKDLRLAHIVTMPEIGLRFLLGKCKALETLYLEYVIGLDESEMIALFQRCSNLNTLSLRFMPLRCGYDFRTPLTDDSLKALALSCPMLQAVELTFTFINPIYPTEIGFTQKGIVTLIQSCPIRALVLNGAIIFDDEGMKGISSTQFLETLELVDCESITDAGMNFIVQAPCLSSLTLRECKNVTDAGMAALVSSQKLESLTVIGCCQISQEGVRGAAKTVRFSAQIESHDSLKGMNMHRNGRQSTLKAIFGC